The following coding sequences are from one Streptomyces sp. V3I7 window:
- a CDS encoding TIGR01777 family oxidoreductase → MKPSRIAVAGASGLIGSALVRSLEADGHEVVRLVRREPRAGNEVRWDPERGEVDTAGLADCDVVINLAGAGVADHRWTEAYKKTIRDSRVRGTATLAGAIAGLEQPPRVFVNGSAIGIYGDTGNLPVDERTPPGEGFLPSVCVEWEAAAAPAREAGIRTVFPRTGLVVSRAGGAWGRMFPLFAAGLGGRMGSGRQYWSYVALDDEVAAIRHLIDRDDLSGPFNITAPQPLTNREITGAMGRVLHRPTLFSVPESVLRVALGEMAGDVLGSQRVLPARLLQSGFTFAYPGIEDAIRAA, encoded by the coding sequence ATGAAACCTTCGCGAATCGCGGTGGCCGGCGCGTCCGGGCTCATCGGCAGCGCCCTCGTACGGTCCCTGGAGGCGGACGGTCACGAGGTGGTGCGCCTCGTACGCCGTGAGCCCCGGGCCGGGAACGAGGTGCGCTGGGATCCGGAGCGGGGCGAGGTGGACACGGCCGGGCTGGCCGACTGCGACGTCGTGATCAACCTCGCGGGCGCCGGGGTGGCCGACCACCGCTGGACGGAGGCGTACAAGAAGACGATCCGCGACAGCCGGGTGCGCGGTACGGCGACGCTGGCCGGGGCGATCGCCGGCCTGGAGCAGCCACCGCGCGTCTTCGTGAACGGCAGCGCGATCGGCATCTACGGCGACACCGGGAACCTTCCCGTCGACGAGCGGACGCCGCCCGGGGAGGGTTTCCTGCCGTCCGTGTGCGTGGAGTGGGAGGCCGCGGCGGCGCCGGCGCGGGAGGCGGGGATCCGTACGGTGTTCCCGCGCACCGGCCTGGTGGTGTCCCGCGCGGGCGGCGCCTGGGGCCGGATGTTCCCCCTCTTCGCGGCCGGGCTCGGGGGCCGGATGGGCAGCGGGCGGCAGTACTGGTCGTACGTCGCGCTGGACGACGAGGTCGCCGCGATCCGTCATCTCATCGACCGGGACGACCTGTCGGGGCCGTTCAACATCACGGCGCCGCAGCCGCTGACGAACCGTGAGATCACCGGGGCGATGGGCCGGGTGCTGCACCGGCCGACGCTGTTCTCGGTCCCGGAGAGCGTGCTGCGGGTGGCGCTGGGCGAGATGGCCGGGGACGTGCTGGGCAGCCAACGGGTGCTTCCCGCCCGGCTGTTGCAGTCGGGGTTCACCTTCGCCTACCCCGGCATCGAGGACGCGATCCGCGCGGCGTGA
- a CDS encoding NAD(P)/FAD-dependent oxidoreductase, with translation MLEPAYQADVVVVGAGIAGLSAAHRLTSAGVTTAVLEAAPCVGGRMSTEKVDGFRLDRIGQFLSTAYPELRRTPGLDALVLRPFAPGVLLHHDGRRHRAGAPGSGGSARGALHVARALASAPRGPGGSGRPGPNTAADGGSTSSPGRLARHRPGDRAPMSFGPALTRPLGIGAPLRLRAELTRIAATPVERILARPELPAAQALAARGATARTLDGFLRPLLAALLCDPELTTSSRCADLALRSFASGRLCVPEGGAEVLPELLARALPPGTVRTGVRVTSVSTTSVTTAEHGEIRCRAVLVATDARTAATLLPGLRVPDFHPVTVVHHATDEPPATGTSLLLDADRGGPVAHTAVASEVDPSRAPAGRALVSSTVLGTPPGDVDTAVRRHLAQLYGTSTHRWETLAVHHTPEAVPAMRPPHDLRRPVRLLAGLYVCGDHRDTSTVQGALHSGRRAAAAVLSDLDTPDSLHQADPPPTMHRAA, from the coding sequence GTGCTTGAGCCCGCGTACCAGGCGGACGTCGTCGTCGTGGGAGCCGGGATCGCCGGACTGTCGGCGGCCCATCGGCTGACCAGCGCCGGAGTGACGACCGCGGTCCTGGAGGCCGCCCCGTGCGTGGGCGGCCGCATGTCGACCGAGAAGGTCGACGGCTTCCGGCTCGACCGGATCGGACAGTTCCTGTCCACCGCGTACCCCGAACTGCGCCGGACGCCCGGGCTCGACGCCCTCGTCCTGCGCCCGTTCGCCCCGGGGGTCCTGCTGCACCACGACGGGCGCCGGCACCGCGCGGGCGCGCCGGGCAGCGGAGGGAGCGCAAGGGGCGCACTTCATGTGGCGCGCGCCCTCGCAAGCGCCCCTCGTGGGCCGGGCGGCTCCGGCCGGCCCGGCCCGAACACCGCCGCCGACGGCGGCAGTACGTCGTCGCCGGGCCGCCTCGCCCGCCACCGGCCGGGCGACCGCGCCCCGATGTCCTTCGGCCCCGCCCTCACCCGCCCCCTCGGCATCGGCGCCCCGCTCCGGCTGCGCGCCGAGCTCACCCGGATCGCCGCGACGCCCGTGGAGCGCATCCTGGCCCGGCCCGAACTGCCCGCCGCGCAGGCCCTCGCGGCGCGCGGGGCGACCGCCCGCACGCTCGACGGTTTTCTGCGCCCCCTGCTCGCGGCCCTGCTGTGCGACCCGGAGCTGACGACGTCCAGCCGATGCGCCGACCTGGCGCTGCGCTCCTTCGCGAGCGGGAGGCTGTGCGTGCCGGAGGGCGGTGCCGAGGTGCTGCCGGAGCTGCTCGCCCGCGCGCTGCCGCCCGGCACCGTGCGCACCGGCGTCCGGGTCACCTCGGTCTCCACGACCTCGGTGACCACCGCCGAGCACGGCGAGATCCGCTGCCGCGCCGTCCTGGTGGCGACCGACGCGCGCACCGCGGCCACGCTGCTGCCCGGCCTGCGCGTGCCGGACTTCCACCCGGTGACGGTGGTGCACCACGCGACCGACGAGCCGCCCGCCACGGGCACGTCGCTGCTGCTGGACGCGGACCGCGGCGGCCCCGTCGCGCACACCGCGGTCGCCAGCGAGGTCGACCCGAGCCGCGCACCCGCCGGCCGCGCCCTGGTCTCGTCGACCGTCCTCGGCACCCCGCCCGGGGACGTGGACACCGCCGTCCGCCGCCACCTGGCCCAGCTGTACGGCACCTCGACCCACCGCTGGGAGACCCTCGCCGTCCACCACACCCCCGAGGCCGTCCCCGCCATGCGCCCCCCGCACGACCTGCGCCGCCCGGTACGCCTCCTGGCCGGCCTCTACGTCTGCGGCGACCACCGCGACACCAGCACCGTCCAGGGCGCCCTCCACTCCGGCCGCCGAGCCGCCGCCGCGGTCCTCTCCGACCTGGACACCCCAGACTCCCTCCACCAAGCAGACCCGCCCCCGACGATGCACAGGGCAGCGTGA